GTAGACGCGGCCCGGGGAGAGGACGGAAAAACATGGTTCCTGATTCTTTCCGCAAAAGCCGGGGAAGGATGGATCCGGGGGGATTTCCTCAGGTTCGAGGGGCTGGACGATTCCCTGTGGCGTCTCTTCACCCGAATCCGCCGGGATCTCGGCGTCACACCTGTCATGGCCGTTTCTCGCCTGGGAAAGCCGGACACAACAAAAAGCCGGTCCTTCCGCCCTGAAGACAGGCCGGAGGATGTCACCGAGACGGAAATGGTCTACCCCGAAGGAACCCTGGTGTTCTGGAGTATGAAGGACGGCGCCTTTCTCGTGTCGGCTGACTTCACGGGAAGAATCGACGGCTTCGGTGAGGTCGCCTTCGGAGCGGACGCTGACGCAGTTGAGAAACTGCTCGGGCCGCCTCACGGGGTGCGGAACCGGGTATGGACCTACCACTCGGGCATGAGCCGGATCCACATCCGCTTCGACATGGACGGCCGTGTCGACCGGCTGATTCTCGAACGGGATCCTTACTAGGAAAGCAACATGACGAAGGCCCCGGCATTCTTGCCGGGGCCTTCGTTTTTCACCGGATAAATCCCAGCATTCTCGGCAGGAAAAGAGAAATGGGGGCGACGTAGGTTACGAGGAGAAGCACCCCGAGCAGGGCTGCCACAAACCGCATGGATGCCGCGGACACTCTTTCCAGGCTCAGCCCCGTGATGCCGCAGCTCACGAAGAGGCAGACCCCCACCGGCGGAGTGGCCATTCCGATGGCCAGGTTCAGCACCATCATGAAGCCGAAATGCAGGGGGTGGATTCCCAGCTTCACCGCTATAGGGGCAAGGATCGGGGCGAGGAGAATGATGGCCGCGCCTGTTTCCATGAACATCCCCACGATGAGGAGCAGGATGTTCACGATGAGAAGGAATACGTAGGGGTTCGACGTGGCCGAAAGAAACATCGACGAAAGTTTCACCGGAATCTGGTTCGCCGCGATAACCCAGGCGAACACGTTGGCCATGGAGATAATCAGCAACACCGCGCCGGTGGTGATGCCGCTCTGGAACAGAATGTGGGGCAGATCCCTCCACGTTATTTCCCTGAACACGAACTTGCCGACGAAAAAGGCGTAAATGACCGCCACAGCCGCAGCTTCGGTAGGTGTGAACACCCCTCCGAGAATCCCTCCCAGGATGATGATGGGAGCCATCAGCGCCCAGATGGAAGACCTGAACTCATGGGCGACCCGTTTGGAAGAAAACCCTTCCGACTTAGGGTAGTTCCGTTTTTTCGAAACGCGGTAGACCACTATCATGAGGGCGATGCCCATGAGAATCCCGGGGATGAAGCCTGCCGCAAACAGCCCTCCCACCGAGACATTCACCGAAACGCCGTAGATGACCATGATGATGCTCGGGGGAATGATGGGGCCGATCACCGACGACGTCGCGGTGACCGCGGCGCTGAAGTCGACGTCGTAGCCGTTCTTTTCCATGGAGGGGATCATGATCGATCCTATGGCAGACGTGTCCGCCACTGCGGAGCCGCTGATGCCGGCGAAAATCATGGACGCCAGGATATTGGCGTGGGCAAGGCCGCCCCTGATGTGCCCCACGAGACTGTCGGCAAAGGCGATGATCCGTGCCGTGGTGCCTCCCCGGTTCATGAGATCCCCCGCGAGAATGAAAAAGGGGACC
The sequence above is drawn from the Aminivibrio pyruvatiphilus genome and encodes:
- a CDS encoding TRAP transporter large permease, with protein sequence MTVLMTGVFLLCFIIGIPLALVLGMTGMAVIFAMGVPMQLVAQRMFAGIDSFPLMAVPFFILAGDLMNRGGTTARIIAFADSLVGHIRGGLAHANILASMIFAGISGSAVADTSAIGSIMIPSMEKNGYDVDFSAAVTATSSVIGPIIPPSIIMVIYGVSVNVSVGGLFAAGFIPGILMGIALMIVVYRVSKKRNYPKSEGFSSKRVAHEFRSSIWALMAPIIILGGILGGVFTPTEAAAVAVIYAFFVGKFVFREITWRDLPHILFQSGITTGAVLLIISMANVFAWVIAANQIPVKLSSMFLSATSNPYVFLLIVNILLLIVGMFMETGAAIILLAPILAPIAVKLGIHPLHFGFMMVLNLAIGMATPPVGVCLFVSCGITGLSLERVSAASMRFVAALLGVLLLVTYVAPISLFLPRMLGFIR
- a CDS encoding SH3 domain-containing protein codes for the protein MNGKKGWILLCILWAGSVLFAGAPAGASLPSGEELRVRPAPAFVSGTGVNVRSGPSTAFKSLGKLDGQDSEELAAVDAARGEDGKTWFLILSAKAGEGWIRGDFLRFEGLDDSLWRLFTRIRRDLGVTPVMAVSRLGKPDTTKSRSFRPEDRPEDVTETEMVYPEGTLVFWSMKDGAFLVSADFTGRIDGFGEVAFGADADAVEKLLGPPHGVRNRVWTYHSGMSRIHIRFDMDGRVDRLILERDPY